The following proteins are co-located in the Apium graveolens cultivar Ventura chromosome 5, ASM990537v1, whole genome shotgun sequence genome:
- the LOC141724640 gene encoding uncharacterized protein LOC141724640, translating to MERFARTWNYFICANIMPSSHVHEITMEHARLLWGILQGDYIDLGMVIYQGILRFLRGGTTCAIPYASVMTKLCVAVGVHWTTHEQLQLSSAPIDSATLHSMVEWYGGKPDSKGLGYSYAHLPGGVPMKATTSGGSQHARRAAWRAQYGEEAGSSQQQQQQEEAAGEEMGAGLSSTQYRRLARRMDAMHDIHSLFVRDLTRHLGQLLEPPKLTSSGQYLVRIPCIHLRTRLILHPLRVRILIRSRYA from the exons ATGGAACG gtttgcacgtaCTTGGAACtattttatttgtgctaacatcatgccatcttcgcatgtgcatgagattactatgGAGCATGCTCGTCTATTGTGGGggattctgcagggtgattacattgatttggggatggtgatttacCAGGGGATTCTGAGATTTTTGAGGGGAGGTACTACATGTGCTATTCCGTATGCATCTGTTatgacgaagttgtgcgtggcagttggtgttcattggacaacacatgagcagctgcagctttccagtgctcctattgacagtgCTACGCTGCATAGCATGGTTGAGTGGTATGGCGGCAAGCCCGATTCCAAGGGGCTTGGTTACTCTTATGCTCATCTGCCAGGTGGTGTGCCTATGAAGGCGACTACATCGGGAGGTTCTCAACATGCCcgtcgagcagcttggagagctcagtatggagaggaggctggttcatcgcagcagcagcagcagcaggaggaggCAGCAGGAGAAGAGATGGGAGCTGGgttgagttcgacgcagtataggcgtctagcaaggaggatggatgcgatgcacgacattcATAGTCTGTTTGTACGCGATCTCaccaggcacttgggacagcttttagagccaccgaagttgacatccagtggccagtatttggtgaggattccgtgtatccacctccggacacgtctgatactccacccgttgagggtgaggattctgattcgcagtaggtatgcgtga